From Coregonus clupeaformis isolate EN_2021a chromosome 2, ASM2061545v1, whole genome shotgun sequence:
TCTCCTGTGAAAAACAACACGTGGCAAATAGTGCATGACGCTAATCAGTTGAGAAAGTTTGACAACATGGTAAAACAAATGGCTGCAATCACTTCAATTGATACTGATAGAGTAGGCCCAGCACAGCTCTGTCACCAAGAATACATCAGAAACACTACCTGTAGAGCTAACTGGTGACAGCAACCAACACATTAGCTGAAGCAGGCTGAGAGAGTGTTAGAAGACTAGAGAGTAAACCTTCTGTGTAATCGGTATTGACTGGAATCCATTTTACagccaccaacactcttcctagagatggccggccgcccgaccaaactgagcaatcgggggagaagggccttggtcagggaggtgaccaagaacccgatggtcactctgacagagatccagagttcctctgaggagatgggagaaccttccagaaggacaaccatctctgcagcactccaccaatcaggcctttatggtagagtggccagaaggaagccactcctcaataaaaaaggcacatgaaagcccgcttggagtttgccaaaacactctcagaccatgagaaacaagattatctggcctgaatgccaagcgtcacgtctggaggaaacctggcacaatccctacagtaaagcatggtggtggcagcatcatgctgtggggatgtttttcaccggcagggactgggagactagtcaggatcgaggcaaagattaatggaaaaaattacagagagatccttgatgaaatcctgctcctgagcgctcaggacctgagactggggcgaaggttgaccttccaacaggacaagtcCTTGAGTGgtgccagagcccagacttgaacccgatcaaacttctctggagagacctgaaaatagctgtgcagcaacactccccatccaacctgacagagcttgagaggatctgcagagaagaatgggagaaactccccaaatacaggtgtgccaagcttgtagcgtcatacccaagaagactcgatgctgtaatcgctgccaaaaggtgcttcaacaaagtactgcgtaaatggtctgaatacttatgtaaatgttatatttccgttttatttattttttaaatttgcaaaaatgtaaagaaaccagtttttgctttgtcattatggagtattgtgtgtagattgatgaggggggaaaaacaattgaatcaattttagaataaggctgtaacgtaacaaaatgtggaaaaagtcaagtggtctgaatactttccgaaggcactgtatatagcgtTTGGCCTGACTCAACAGTTCTTGTGGTCTTACACAATTTTGTGAAGACTATGGACCAAACTGCGTAGGTCTGCAATTACAaccctcatcatcatcctcctccatGTTCTCCCCGTACTTCCCCACTCCAAGGGTGTCAGCCGTAGAACGGGTTCTGATAGGATAAACACATCAAGGGTCCTTTGGGCCCTCCATCGGCCAGGCGGGGGTCACAGACACTTCCAGATCAACAGAGCCCCCGTGTCAATCCTGAGTAGGACATGTAAATGTTAAAGAGATTAAAAACTCATCATCTTTTTTAGATGTTTTTCCTCCCAACCCCTAAACCCCGGTGAGAAAGAAAAATCTAGAAAGGAGAGAGATAATAGACGGGATGCAAATTGCGTTTCATCAGACGTTTCATTAACCCCGGGACCCGCATAGAGGGCATAATCTGCAACATTACCACTTCTGCACGCCTCGCTCTCACCACGACGCTGCAGCCACACTTTTTCCAACACCTTCAAAAAGATAAACTACCGTAGTAGCCGCTGTCTCGTGCAAAACCGTCAATCTATTAATTTCACAGATTCACTCCCCTATCTTCGCCTGTAATTTAATCACAAGAATAACCGATCACTTCCCATTTGATGATGAAGACCACGGAAGCCGTTTTAGAGGGAGAATGATATGTTGCCAGGTGttttatacctctctctctctagtcatcttTAAGCAGGCTATTAGGCTGAGATAGCCAGTGTGTGGGCGCTGGAGTATGAATATTTATAACCTGCATAGAGCGGTGTAGGAGGCTCAACCTTGACCATACTGTAATCAGCACACACGCGACTTGGGCGTGATTTAGCGACAGCCAAGTGGTCTAACTCGATACCACCACTCGTGGGCACACATaatcaaccccccccccctccctcattAACTTAAGGTCGCGACCTTTATGAAAATGTGGTATTGGGCTCGAGCCTTGGTGACTTTTTAAACGAGACTTGCAGAGTTGCTAGATAGCAGAGTTTTTCAAAAAGATAAGACGCGATCGATACGCCAAGTTGACTTTTTCCTGTTGAGTGcatttacactgagtgtataaaatattaggaacacctctttcattgacagactgaccaggtgaaagctatgatcccttattgatgtcacctgttaaacccacttcaatcagtgtagatcaaggggaggagacaggttggatttttaagccttgagacatggattgtatatgtgtgccattcagagggtgaatgggcaagacaaaagatttaagtgcttttgaacggggtatggtagtaggtgctaggtgcattggtttgagtgtgtcaagctgctgggtttttcatggccaacagtttcccatgtgtatcaagaatggtccaccacgcaCAGGACATGGGCCAgcttccctgtggaacgctttcgacaccttgtagtccatgccccgacgaattgaggctgttcttagggcaaaagggggtgcaactcaatattaggaaggtgttcctaatgttttgtgcactcagcgTATAATGGACATGGGATAACCTTGTTGAAAACATTTATCCTTTCTTTCAATGTCAACTTACATCACTGTGCTAGGAGGCCACCCACGGTTAGAGAAGAATTTGAAGCAGTCACAAGAACACAATGAATGAAGGTTATAGCTACAATAACACTATAGAAACCTCCACCTGTGTACAGTAGTCATCTAGTAGCCAAACCACCATGCACCTGACCAACCCTTGACGGAAAAAAACGTACGTCACATACTgagggaaggaagaggaggaggagaggagaaaggaaggGGAAAAAAGGGATAGAGAAATCTTTCTCCTCCAACACAAAGCTCATTAGCCAGATGTGAGTGTTATTACTGTCTGGTGATGTGGACAGGAACAGAACACAACTCTTACTCTGGCTGCAATGGTAACCTGTGTGGAAATATGCAGCTCTGTAATACTAACATACCAACttaggtaagagaggagagaaacttgCCACCGGACTGACTCGTGCTCCAAAACTTGCAACTTGACTTGTACTTGGTTAAATTGACTTATTGACGCGTCTGGGGTCCGTTACTTTCACCTAAATTCAAAAAGACGTGTGGTCCAACCTTTGCTAAATAAAATGACCCATATCGAAAGATGTGGAGCTCAATCAACGGTTAAAAACAAACTATACTAGAACTGCCCAAAACACTAGCTACAATTAGCCTAGCTTCgctagagctccttggtctttggTGACCTTTGCCTTGTCTCAAATGTCAAGTCtggacatactgtatatataatgtactggggcagcaggtagcctgtTGGTTAGGGTGGCGAGCCAGCAACCAGAAGTTTGACAGTTCGAATCCTGGGTCCAACTGGAAAAATCTGtcgggaagtgagctggcaaccggagggttgctggtatcaaatcctacATGCCATttcctgccgttgtgcccttgagcaaggcacttaaccaccCACAACAGCAGCTCCCCGGGCGTCCAGTGTGGCATCCCACCGCACCTCTCCAAAACCTGtaggagtatgtgtgtgtgtggctttcgGCAAGGTTGGGTTAAAAGCGTAAGTCAAATTTTGGTTGGACCTTGTGTACAATTAaccaataaagtgatcttaatcttAATATGATTATGAATAGGGTGAGAATGACATGCAAGGAAAAATAGACCGCTCATCTGTTAGGACTACAAACAAGGGTCCTTAACTGACCGAAAAGGAgcaaaaatgaaaaaaaagagtATAACCTTTTGCAAAGACACTAAAGAACATTCTTAAAAATGTAGCTTTTTAAGTGGAACTAGCTGACCATTTTTTTTCAATAATACACAATTCCCCCGCAAAAAATCCATACACATCCCCGCTAAAAAAAATAAGTGAGAGATTGCCGTGTTTATCTGTTAATCTGCAAAGCAATTAACGTGGACAATAGGGAGGGATTTTTTGACAGCGAGAAAAACGGAGAGCGAATGGCCGGGCGCTAATGAAAACAGATTTACACAAAAGTGGTTTTGTTAAGAATGTGTGAATAACGTGCCGTTATAAGACCAATTGTATTAACAATGTCCTCAAGTAGAGAGCCCAAACAGCATACCAAGATACAACTGATAGCATTACCTTACATTACAGCATGGCTGATAAGTGACTTGGGAGTTTTGCTAGGAAGATTTCCATTCCAGATGAACACTTAGGCAGCTAACGCACGCACGCCCACAGCCTTTTCATAATAAGGCCTGGCTGGTTTGTTGTGTGAAACTGAAGAGGTGTCTCTCTAATCACCAGAGGCAGTGCAGCGTGCCTTTAAGACGGCCACTTTTTAATTTCCACACCCATTGTGTGCCGTCAAGGATGGGGAAACCTCCTCGCCCACCGTTTTCATAATCTGTGATGGAACCTCCCACATCCCCATCGTTTCCTGCCTTACCTTAAACAGTCCTATCCCTATGGCGAAAACCTGATACACTCCGATACCAGTGTAAGGTGACCGTTAACATGCAAGACGCAAAGCAGCCCTAAGCAAATGGGCTAGTGGAGGGAAAGAATGATTGACATTTTACACAGAAAAAAACAGTAAAAAGTTAGTTACAGGATTCCGACAAAAAGTAGGAAAAAGGGCAATCGTTTCAGCTGCCAAGTGGGATAAAATATAGGAAATGGCCCTAATTGCGGCATCAATTCATTAACTTTATTACAAGTAAGAATTAATGGTTTCATTAGCACTTTGGCGATGCCAATGAATCATAATACCAGAGGCCACTGTGAGCAGGATCCTGAGAACTAAGACTAATTACAATCAGAGGGGAAGGAATGTTTGTGTTGTAAGCGTGGGCTGACTTAAAAGTAAGGTCAATATTCACAAATGATCACCGAAAAGCTTGACTTCTAACCCACTGAACAGTGTGATGCCTGGGGTCATGACTGTGACCTACTGTGTGAACATGTCGATTTAAGCCAAAAACACTTTAGCTAATTTCAGAGGAAGTGGAGGCAGCAGTACGATTGACCACCTCTGAATTAGTTACGAGGTGGCCAAATACCAGCACACAGTGCAATAATCCAACTGAACCAGTAAATTATTTGACAGTCTCATTGACAGTTTGATTGGTGTGAATGAATGCATGTCATGTGAGCATGCTGCCACCGAGACACTTATGGCTGTACGCtatagacccttttccagtacaCGACACACTGACGTCACGCACAGATGCGCGCAACTCTTGGCAGCAGTAAGAAAGCCTTCGACATCTGCGCCCATTCAACATAGCCTTGATTTACGTttgtattacttctaaacaaaacaaagtggCTTCTCATACTCTTATAATGATGATTTcattcttgcttgaacagtcaCTAAGATTATATTTGCTTGTGATCTTTACAAAATAACTAtttttggatgcagcagttgttagctagaatgctaataatcattgatataggctgtagcaaaagctagccaaagagccattttactggttgaagtgttttttaagtataatgcagttgatttgcgatgatgacacaaacattatagTAGGCAGGACATTCATATgagccttaaaatccaattataatccaaaagtagtgtgaaatgcactcataagcaacatgtaaatagagtATTTTTTTGCtgccgttctataagaactcccccttgttctgccaccaacttgcGCGCATCTCCCTTGTGCGGCAATGTTTGTAAACACAGAAAGTAAACCTTTATGGCTGTACAGTATAGTAGAACTCACCTgcaggtggtgatggtggtggaggtGCTGCAGCCACTGGTTCTGGCTCTGGGGCGGGAGGAGGAGGGGCAACAACTTCCACTGGGAGCTGAGGAGGAGGGGCAGTGGGTTCACAAGTGGGCGGAGCAATGAATTCAGCTGGGGGAGGAGGCGGAGTGATGGGTTCGACTGCAGGCTGCAGGGAGAAAGCTTCCATTGGAGGAGGAGCAGACTCAacagcaggggaggaggagatggacgCCAATGCAGAGGAAAGGGGAGGAGGTGCAATAAGCTCAATTACGGGAGGGGGTGCAATGGCCTCACTTATGGGAGGAGGTGCAATAAGCTCAATTACAGGAGGAGCAGCaatgggtttgattacaggaggagaagcaatgggttcaaTTACAGGAGGAGCAGcaatgggttcgattacaggaggAGCAGcaatgggttcgattacaggaggAGCAGcaatgggttcgattacaggaggAGCAGcaatgggttcgattacaggaggAGCAGCAACGGGTTTGATTACAGGAGGAGCAGCAACAGGTTTGATTACAGGAGGAGGTGGTGCAGGGATGGTAATGGGTTCCACAGCAACAGGAGCGGGAACAGGAGTGGGATCAGGGATGGGGGCCAGGGGTTGAACCGGCAGTGGGAGGGTTACCGGCTCAACAGCTGCAGGTGGCGGGGGGGGCGCCACAGGCTTTAAAGCAGCTAGGGGAGGAGGCGGGATCACCATGTCAATGATGGTCAGAGCTGCTACCTGTTccatggggggtgggggtggagccACTACTTCAGTGACAGGTgcaggaggtggtggtggtagtgcgATGGGTTCTCTGGGTGGAAGCGAGGTGATGGGATCGAAGGGGGGTCTGAGGGGAGGCACTGGAATGATGAGGGGGGAGGGAGCAGCAACAGTGGGTGGGACCTGTGGAAGGGAGGGGGGAAGAAGGGGGGCTATGGGCTCCCTCATTCGGTTGATGACATTCTCAGAGAGCtgcagaagagagagaagagc
This genomic window contains:
- the LOC121550000 gene encoding leucine-rich repeat extensin-like protein 3 isoform X3; the protein is MGANNSTRRVSFESDENDNITVVKGIRLSENVINRMREPIAPLLPPSLPQVPPTVAAPSPLIIPVPPLRPPFDPITSLPPREPIALPPPPPAPVTEVVAPPPPPMEQVAALTIIDMVIPPPPLAALKPVAPPPPPAAVEPVTLPLPVQPLAPIPDPTPVPAPVAVEPITIPAPPPPVIKPVAAPPVIKPVAAPPVIEPIAAPPVIEPIAAPPVIEPIAAPPVIEPIAAPPVIEPIASPPVIKPIAAPPVIELIAPPPISEAIAPPPVIELIAPPPLSSALASISSSPAVESAPPPMEAFSLQPAVEPITPPPPPAEFIAPPTCEPTAPPPQLPVEVVAPPPPAPEPEPVAAAPPPPSPPAVDEEELRKKITEDLQKGLLKERAKAEQELQAWLEEEKVHAASFAEAEAQASLKDEVGRILELERATTHNTLTQAVMRERVSAEDERLRAQLYEITWKAKQLELRDQELKKQDAFYREQVARLEDRSAQFYKVTTENYHKAADGINAKFKRFEVSPVCADLQGQILKCYQEHTGKTLLCSTIASRYLQCVNQAKQNKLRTGG
- the LOC121550000 gene encoding leucine-rich repeat extensin-like protein 3 isoform X2, which encodes MGANNSTRRVSFESDENDNITVVKGIRLSENVINRMREPIAPLLPPSLPQVPPTVAAPSPLIIPVPPLRPPFDPITSLPPREPIALPPPPPAPVTEVVAPPPPPMEQVAALTIIDMVIPPPPLAALKPVAPPPPPAAVEPVTLPLPVQPLAPIPDPTPVPAPVAVEPITIPAPPPPVIKPVAAPPVIKPVAAPPVIEPIAAPPVIEPIAAPPVIEPIAAPPVIEPIAAPPVIEPIASPPVIKPIAAPPVIELIAPPPISEAIAPPPVIELIAPPPLSSALASISSSPAVESAPPPMEAFSLQPAVEPITPPPPPAEFIAPPTCEPTAPPPQLPVEVVAPPPPAPEPEPVAAAPPPPSPPAVDEEELRKKITEDLQKGLLKERAKAEQELQAWLEEEKVHAASFAEAEAQASLKDEVGRILELERATTHNTLTQAVMRERVSAEDERLRAQLYAKQLELRDQELKKQDAFYREQVARLEDRSAQFYKVTTENYHKAADGINAKFKRFEVSPVCADLQGQILKCYQEHTGKTLLCSTIASRYLQCVNQAKQNCNNDHAPLCATATDIIKTS
- the LOC121550000 gene encoding leucine-rich repeat extensin-like protein 3 isoform X1; amino-acid sequence: MGANNSTRRVSFESDENDNITVVKGIRLSENVINRMREPIAPLLPPSLPQVPPTVAAPSPLIIPVPPLRPPFDPITSLPPREPIALPPPPPAPVTEVVAPPPPPMEQVAALTIIDMVIPPPPLAALKPVAPPPPPAAVEPVTLPLPVQPLAPIPDPTPVPAPVAVEPITIPAPPPPVIKPVAAPPVIKPVAAPPVIEPIAAPPVIEPIAAPPVIEPIAAPPVIEPIAAPPVIEPIASPPVIKPIAAPPVIELIAPPPISEAIAPPPVIELIAPPPLSSALASISSSPAVESAPPPMEAFSLQPAVEPITPPPPPAEFIAPPTCEPTAPPPQLPVEVVAPPPPAPEPEPVAAAPPPPSPPAVDEEELRKKITEDLQKGLLKERAKAEQELQAWLEEEKVHAASFAEAEAQASLKDEVGRILELERATTHNTLTQAVMRERVSAEDERLRAQLYEITWKAKQLELRDQELKKQDAFYREQVARLEDRSAQFYKVTTENYHKAADGINAKFKRFEVSPVCADLQGQILKCYQEHTGKTLLCSTIASRYLQCVNQAKQNCNNDHAPLCATATDIIKTS
- the LOC121550000 gene encoding leucine-rich repeat extensin-like protein 3 isoform X4, whose translation is MGANNSTRRVSFESDENDNITVVKGIRLSENVINRMREPIAPLLPPSLPQVPPTVAAPSPLIIPVPPLRPPFDPITSLPPREPIALPPPPPAPVTEVVAPPPPPMEQVAALTIIDMVIPPPPLAALKPVAPPPPPAAVEPVTLPLPVQPLAPIPDPTPVPAPVAVEPITIPAPPPPVIKPVAAPPVIKPVAAPPVIEPIAAPPVIEPIAAPPVIEPIAAPPVIEPIAAPPVIEPIASPPVIKPIAAPPVIELIAPPPISEAIAPPPVIELIAPPPLSSALASISSSPAVESAPPPMEAFSLQPAVEPITPPPPPAEFIAPPTCEPTAPPPQLPVEVVAPPPPAPEPEPVAAAPPPPSPPAVDEEELRKKITEDLQKGLLKERAKAEQELQAWLEEEKVHAASFAEAEAQASLKDEVGRILELERATTHNTLTQAVMRERVSAEDERLRAQLYAKQLELRDQELKKQDAFYREQVARLEDRSAQFYKVTTENYHKAADGINAKFKRFEVSPVCADLQGQILKCYQEHTGKTLLCSTIASRYLQCVNQAKQNKLRTGG